In Pelodiscus sinensis isolate JC-2024 chromosome 2, ASM4963464v1, whole genome shotgun sequence, the following proteins share a genomic window:
- the RPS20 gene encoding small ribosomal subunit protein uS10, producing the protein MAFKDSGKAPVEQEVAIHRIRITLTSRNVKSLEKVCADLIRGAKEKNLKVKGPVRMPTKTLRITTRKTPCGEGSKTWDRFQMRIHKRLIDLHSPSEIVKQITSISIEPGVEVEVTIADA; encoded by the exons ATG GCATTTAAAGATAGTGGCAAAGCACCTGTGGAACAGGAAGTAGCAATTCACCGAATTAGAATTACCTTGACAAGTCGCAATGTAAAGTCACTGGAGAAGG TCTGTGCTGATTTGATCAGAGGTGCCAAGGAAAAGAATCTAAAAGTGAAGGGACCTGTTCGCATGCCTACTAAG ACTCTGCGAATCACTACTAGGAAAACACCATGTGGTGAAGGTTCTAAGACCTGGGATCGTTTCCAGATGCGTATCCACAAGCGTCTCATTGACTTACACAGCCCCTCTGAGATTGTTAAGCAGATCACTTCTATCAGCATTGAACCAGGTGTAGAAGTTGAAGTTACTATTGCTGATGCCTAA